GTCTACAAGGTCCAAATATTTGGTAATGCtgacaaaaatcaaatcaaagttCCATAACTTGTTGGTGGTTCAGGGATGATTGAAGAAATTATGAGTTCAAAGCTATTGTACCCTCAGCAACTGAAAATCAGCAACCTGGCTTTTAGCAGGTGGGCtcgcagcagtagcagcagcaggcTGGGCGGCAGCAGGACTGCCCGCAGTAGGATGGGCGGCAGCAGGAGGCCTGGGCATGGTGCAGCTGGCAGCAGGAGGGGGGGATGCAGCTCACCACGCAGCAGGGGGGCAGGCAGGTGCCCTCCACGCGGCAGTCTGGGCGGCACCACCTGGTGCGGCAGCTCACAGCTCCACAGCCACCCTCGTGGCCACAGCCAATGCCACAGCCGGTGCCACAGCTGGTGCCACAGCTGGTTCCACAGGAGCTTGGCTGGCAGCAGCTGGTCTCACAGCAGCTGGGCTGGTAGCAGCTGGGCTGGCAGCAGCTGGTCCCGCAGGA
This genomic stretch from Dasypus novemcinctus isolate mDasNov1 chromosome 21, mDasNov1.1.hap2, whole genome shotgun sequence harbors:
- the LOC101440524 gene encoding keratin-associated protein 9-3-like, coding for MACCNTSFCGFPSCSTGGTCGSSCCQPSCFQSSSCGTSCCQPSCYQPSCCETSCCQPSSCGTSCGTSCGTGCGIGCGHEGGCGAVSCRTRWCRPDCRVEGTCLPPCCVVSCIPPSCCQLHHAQASCCRPSYCGQSCCRPACCCYCCEPTC